One Rhodoflexus caldus genomic window, AAGGCTACGGGGAAACGCGGCTGCTGAACCATTGCCGAAACGACGTTAAATGCAGCAATGCCGAACATCTCGTCAATCGGAGAGTAGAGTTAATTATTACAGATTATTAAAAAATTTTGTAACCCTTTTGACAGGCTGTTCGTACAAATGCATAAATCGTCAAATTACTTACAGCCATGAAATTGCTTACCAAATCTCAGGAAAACAAAATGGTAGCCGGCGTATGTGGAGGCTTAGGCCGCTACTTCAACATAGACCCTGCCCTGCTGCGCGTGGGTTTTGTAGTAGCTACCGTTTTTGGTGTAGGCATGCCCATTGTTCTCTACGCCGTATTGGCAGCAGTTCTTCCCCAAGAAAGATACTGGTAAAATGAATAGTAAATAGAGTCTTCTAAATCACTAAACTAAAAAGAAAAGGCTGCGCTCGTTGAGGCAGCCTTTTTCTTTGATGCTTAGTCTATCTTCAAAATAGCCATAAATGCTTCTTGCGGCACTTCTACGCTGCCAATTTGGCGCATGCGTTTCTTACCTTTTTTCTGTTTTTCCAACAGTTTGCGCTTACGGGAAATATCGCCGCCGTAACATTTTGCCAACACGTTTTTGCGGAGGGCTTTAATGGTTTCGCGGGCAATAATTTTACCACCGATAGCCGCCTGAATGGCAATTTCAAATTGCTGACGCGGCAAAAGTTCGCGGAGTTTTTCGCAAAGTTTTTTGCCCCACTCGTAGGCTTTGTCGCGGTGGACAATGGCAGACAGCGCATCAACTTTTTCACCGTTTAGCAGGATATCCAACTTCACCATGTTCGACTCGCGATAGCCAATCAGTTCGTAGTCCAACGAAGCATAGCCCCGTGAAATGGATTTTAACTTATCAAAGAAGTCAAAAACCATTTCGGAAAGCGGCATTTCAAAAATCATCTCCACGCGGTCGGTTGTGAGGTATGATTGAGAAACAAGAATGCCGCGTTTGTCCATGCAGAGAGTCATTACGGGGCCTATGTATTCTGCCTTTGTAATAATCT contains:
- a CDS encoding PspC domain-containing protein gives rise to the protein MKLLTKSQENKMVAGVCGGLGRYFNIDPALLRVGFVVATVFGVGMPIVLYAVLAAVLPQERYW